DNA sequence from the Podospora pseudocomata strain CBS 415.72m chromosome 2 map unlocalized CBS415.72m_2.2, whole genome shotgun sequence genome:
AACTACTTTCTGGCCACTACCTAATCTGAGAAGTCATCATAGCCCAAGTCCGCAAGCTCATTCAACTCAGCATTCATATCCTTTGTCTCAGGAACCGCCCACACCTGCTTCTCCCACTGCTCGGCAGCCAGCTTATCAGCCTTggcctcatcgtcatcctcatcaccacgtcccctatcctcctcagGATCACCTGGACGCCGAACGCCCTGGGCCCAAGCAAAAAAGTTTTGCGGATCCCACATTCTCTTGACTTCTCGAAGTGCAGCGAGATTCTCCCCATAATATGCCCGCTCGTGGAATTTTGTGGGGAAGTCTCGGTCAGGAAAGTTGATGAATGCCGCCGTCCCATTAAACGACAGCGGCCGaagctccttcttcaccctgGCCAAGAAAAGCTTCATATCTACCTCCATCCACTTGTCTACCCACTCGATCGTAACATAGGCGTGGAACACTGCTTTCCGCCAGAATAAGGTGGAGTCGGTCGGTTTCCTCTTTGTTGCTTTGCCTCCTGAGTGAATCCATGTGACGAGGAAGTTGACCTGTTCTCCGTCAAACTCTTTGCGGAAAGtcgccatcaacatcaaccgtGTAATCGTGTCAGTAACCTTCTCTATGGTGCCCTTGTCATCATTTCCGAAAACAAAGGAGCTGTACAGCTCGTACGTCTTGTTCTGTGGATACGCTCGCTCCATTTCCTCCAACCACTGACTTGCGAGGGTTTCGTACAGATACCGTGTCGACTTCTAGGCAAGCGCCCTTCGTTTTAGCTGCTTCTTCAAGCTCTTAAATTCCTCCTCTACAGGATCATTTTCTGTGGGTCTAACTTGAAGCAGCTTCTCGATGGTCCTGTCGTATTCACTCTTGCTGCCGTTGAAAGAGATATTGAATCCGACGCCGCCCTTGTTTGACTATCTGAGGTCGCATATCCAAGCCGAGTCAATCGTCATCTTATCCGGCCAGTTTCTCAGGTAGAATGCGTTCATTACCTTCACGACGTCATCAGTAATCCCGCCTGTGGGAAACCACTGGTATCTCCCAGCCACTACAAATCCGTTCAAGCTGCTCAGCTTCCGAACCCTGAGCTTCATCCgcaccacaacaccaaagcTGGCAGCGCCAGCACCTCGGAGAGCCCAAAACAGCCTTTCCTCCGGGGACCCCTTTTTGGACGTCTCTCTGACCGTGATCTACCTCCCATCAGCTGTTACAACCTTCGCCTCCACAAGCGTGTCATACCCCATCCCGAAGCTTCGGGTAAACGGACCAAGCCCACCACTGAGGATGAAACCACTCACACCCACAGTCGGGCATCTCCCCCCGTTGATGATAAACCCGTCGTGTTTCCCAATGACTAACGTCTCATACAACATGCCCCACCGGCATCCAGCGTCCATGGTGACGATCTTGGAGTCCATATTTAACGATGCATTGTTCATGTCCCGCAAGTCGAGAGAAATGCCCTCGACAGCTGTCGAGTGACCGGCGTAAGAATGGCCATTGCACTTGACTGTcaccttgagcttcttctcgcGCGCTTGGCTGATGACCGCCTGGACTTCGGTGGCTGACTTGGGTTGGACGACGCAGGCAGGCCTCGAAAAACGGCGCAAAAGGTTCGAGCTGGCAATCGCGTGTCTGTACTCGGGACTTGCGGGCTTAAACACAGTTATCTGTTGTTTCTCGAGGGCTTGAATAGCTTCTTCCATCCTGCTCATTTTGTCCACTCGTTCAGGGCCTGGAAGGTTGCAAATATGTGCGAGCAGTCAAGGACTTCTGTGGTATTGCTAATGGAATGTATGAAAGCAGAATCGGAGATATGGGGGACCGATCACGATTTTCACACCTGTTACTGTCATTAGTACGATCAGTAAGACAAGAACCAGGGTAACAGTTCCACTTACTGTCGCGAGGATACCTGGCCTCCACCAACCTATTTCCGCATTCCACTATTGCGTTTGCCTACTCGCCCTTGTCTTCGCCTGAAGGATCACCGTCGGTGATTATAGAAACAAGGAGCAGTCTCTTCAGAGTTTTGATTCGAGTTTATCGTAGACCAGTGGCTGAATGATTTTCGATCTTAGATTGGTCCCGATGGCAGTATCGCCGTTTGGGCTCATGGAGTTCAGAATGCTTCCATTCCGAAAGCACGGAAGACACAGGTTCCCGCGGCATGTCAATGACAGCGGTGTTACCTGGCTGGATGCAGTAAATGTTCTTGCTGAATTGCCAAAGAACCTTGATCGAGGGTGCATCACGGGGTGCTTTGAAGGGGTCGTTATTAGAGAGGATATCTGATGTGTCAATGGCTCGAAAGGCGTCCCGGACATTTGTCCACCCATTGATCTCTCCCGACTGCATCCAAAGTCTGTAGAAGACAACCATTCGTTGCAGAATTCTGAGCACCTGGTCAATGTCATACCCGTGAAGTCGACCCAACTCTTTGAGAGCCATGGCAAATTCTCCTGCTGCGATGACCCAGTTTTCATAATGACGATAGGTGATGTTGAGCATAATCCGGTCTCCCCACATCATGTCGTCCCAGAGAGCAGCAGGAAACGCATTTGGTTGATCGCAGACCAGATCTCTGATCTTGTCAAGCTCGGCGCGGGCACCAATATCTTTCTGTCTTTCAATCTGAGCAAGTTCTGCTTGGTGTCGAGCTTTGAGGGTGCGAGGATGCCTCTCGCCCAAAACCTCTTGATAAATTTCGGCTGACGTTCGGAACATATCCTCGACTTGGTCCCATGATTGACAGCACTTCTTAACCCATAGAAAAGGCAGTAAAGACCATACTTGTACCGAAAACTGGCACAAGCCAGCTTCGCATCACAGCTCTTGGGAATAAGTTCCACAGCGTTCTTTTCCAGACTTCTGAAGTGGTGATAGAGGTTCCCACAGTCAGTCTGGTCCAACATGCTAATTCCTTCTGCAACGTCCGGAAGTATTGCCGAGACACACATTACTGCATGTTCCAAGTGCGGGAGGGCTTCCAAATTGCGTGGGTCCTGCAGCCTTCTTGGACCGACAGCTGCACCTGCAAGTACATCCTGAACGATCCATCATGGTCGTTATGCAGGCAACAGAAGTCGTTCAGAGCAGCCAGAGCCTCCTCTATCTGGGGTTTGTATAAGCGCGCCCCACGTCTGGCCTCTGTTGGCGAAGCGGTGTTCAAAGGAGAGAAAGCCTTGGGTCGTGTCTCTGGCACGCTCAGTGGGCCCCCAGAGTCTTTTCGGAAAGGAAAATAATTCCTGGATGTTTTCCAGTGTCGATTTCTGCTGGTTTTGAGCGTCGGAAGAGTCCCGGTAGAAAAGGTAAGCTAGCAGTGGTGTTTCTGGGATCGAATTCGTGCCAAAGAAGCTCATCAGGAAGAAAAGATCGAGTGCAAAAGGGGATCGCCTCTGGGCCCGACCAACACATGTCTGCCATCTCAAATCCGAAGCAGACCTGTAAAACAGATAAAATCTCATCTCCTGATTCGACCATCCTGCTCCAGTGTTCGCAATGACTTTAAGCCGCTTCCATATAACCCCAAAGGTGGTTTTGTCAATGTTTGCAGTTGCGGCTGCTTGAGTAATCGACAATGGCATACCACCCAGCCAGTCAGAGATTAACTCCAAACAAGACTCGCTGTATTGATCAACTCTTCCGTCAAAATGTTTTTTAAGCAGCTCCACTGACTCCGTTATGGATAAAGAACCGCATTAAGTAAAATACCAGATTTGTTTCCTTTTAGGAGCTTGGAAGCCATGCTCTTGCCTTCAGTGGTGAAGACGATCGTCCCATGAGAACACCGGGGTAGCCTGCTCTCAAACTCCGCGATATCATTTATCCATGGCATATCGTTACTTTGATTGGCATTATCGATTATCATGATCCAGGGGCCGTTCCGGGCGTCGTTGAGCCATCGGAAAATCCAACCTGTGCATTGGTTGGTCTTATAGCCGGGAATATCGCATGCTCGGACCCTGGCGTTAAATGGACTAATGAACCTGGAAAGCCCGTCCGAAATGTTTACCCAGTAAACCGAGACTTCCGGGTGTATCTCACACACAAGATGAGCGTATTCTATCGCAATCGCTGTCTTTCTGACACAGATATTATTTCTCTGTCAGCACCAACGAGCACCAACTCAGGAGATGCACGACGACTGCAAGGCAAAGAATTGAACAATCTCCTGATTGAGGGAGTATTCTTCGGCCTCGATTGTGGTCATTGTGAAAGGTGAAGGTGGACTTGGAGAATGTGTGAGATGATATGTGGAATGGaatggaggaagaaggagatggagatgggagaggagaATTCACGGGTAACAGGCAAGAAACAAGCTGCCTTACTGGCGCCTTGTTGCATTGCGAATGTGACGCTTGGGTGTTCTGCTGGCACGCCTGAATTTGCTGAACCATCCCGCTGGGACAGCCAGCCCAATGGGAAGTGAGCCGCCGTAAGTTAATGCGGCAAGCTGCTTGACCCATGTACCTATTCTCTTTCCCCAATACGTGCTTGGCCCCCCAAAGTTGGCTAGAGATTTCCATCAAAGTGGTCTTCGGATTCCGTCGAAGCCATGCAGAAGGTTGAGATGTAGGATTAATGTGAGTTTGGCCAAACCGGCGACCGGAATGGAGATGAGAAAGCTGTATTGAGCATGGATGCTGTGAGACAGGTGGGCGGTGGGCTTTtgttggatgagatggaagaaTAGGAGCGGAGTTGGCAAGGAACGAGAGAGAGGTATCTCCAGGAGCTACCTACACGCCAATTCAAGGATCTATTCTCATTACTCGTTACCACAACATAGATATCTTCTTGAGATCAGATGGCAAACCTTCACCTTGTTTCACGATGCTAGTGTGTGTGGACTTACACCTGATAGGCTCGCATTCCTCGCATCAAAGTGTGCATTGCATTCCCCCGATGAGTCAACGGCGAGTAACCATTGAAGCCATATCCTGCAAAGCAATTGGACCAAAGCCCGAATGGCTCTTTTGGTTGTTCAAAGCACTCTCACCAGTAACCCTACCATCCTGTTCATAAATAGGGGTGGCTACTCGGCCTTCTATCTGCCAAGAGATCAACAACACAATTCACACTTGCTTTTTTTCACGATCATTACCCATAGCCACTGCAATCTTGTGTTCGAAACTGAGACCATGGCCAACCAAACTATCGAACCCACCTTCCAAACCgccatctccgcctccaaaatcaacggcgtcgtcatctgcgcaaccaacaccaccggcagctTCACCTACAACCACATCGCCGGCTCACGCACCCTTCTTTCCGGTgaatccctcccccaccaactcAACGACATCTTTTACCTCGCCTCCGCAACaaagctcatcaccaccatcgccgccctcCAAGCCATAGACGACGGGCACCTCTCCCTCGACTCCCCAGACACAATCTCCCAATTCGCCCCGGAACTAGTCAACAGacccatcctctccccagACGGCGCGAccctcacccctcccaccaaccgcATCACCCTCCGCCAGTTACTTTCCCACACCTCCGGCCTGGCATATCACTTCCTCCACCCTTACCTCTCCGCCTGGCGCGAGAAGAACCAAGAGCCCCTGCAACCAGGCCACCGTCGCCCAGTAGAAGAAGCATTCGCTTACCCGCTGATCTTTGAGCCCGGAACATCCTGGTCTTATGGACCTAACCTCGATTGGGCAGGGCGTATCCTCGAGCGAGCGACGAATACCACCGTCGGGCACCACGTCCAGGAGCGCATCTGCAAACCACTTGGCATCCCAGCACAAGATGCCCAGTTTTACCCCGTCGAGGGTGATGAACCCAGATCTCGAATGGTCGACCTTAACCCCTCTGACCCGGAAgggctggggttggctgTTGTGGGGGTGACAATGGATATGAACAGGCGGAGTGAGGGGGATTTTGGTGGGCATGGGATGTTTATGAGTGCTGAGGGGTATATCAAAGTTCTTCGGTCTCTGTTGGCAAATGATGGAAATTTGTTGAGGAAagagacggtggaggagatgtttaGGGATCAGAttggggcggagggggaggagaatgcgaggggggtgtttgatggTCCTACTGGCATCTTCTACAGGGTTGGGACGGAGGGGGTCAAGGTTGGACatgggttgggtgggttgttgactttggagggggtggatgggtggtaTGGGGAGAGGACTTTGActtggggtggggggttgtcgTTTGCGTGGTTTGTTGATCGGAGCAATGGGCTTTGCGGGTTGTGTGCGATACAGCCGGCGATGCCGGTTGATGTGCGGAGTCTTTCGGATTTGAAGAATACGTTCAGGCAAGATGTTTATAGGAAGTTTgaggagtggaagaaggaggagaagcggaAGTTGTAGGTAATGGACAGGTACCTAACTAACCTATGTGCATGCCGCTAGAAACTTTCTCACACTCACCCGCCATCTAGACCCTCCgcgtcttcttccccttcttccccttgcccGCAATCGTACTCGGACTAGTCATCCTCCAAAGATCAATCTCGATTCCTTCCACTTGCCCATCCTCGTCCACCACCGGCGTAGTAATCCCCACCGCCACAATTCCGCTCAGCCACCCATACGGCGTGTCTGATCCAGCCTCAAACCTGACCCTGGTATGCAACACACCCTCAGGTTGCTGCGGGCCGTTGGCCGAGACGTAGATGTCTACGCCATCGGTAGTTTTCAATTGATACCGAGCGTCGACATAAAAGTTGCCCGCGACTGGATTGCCCAGACCCCAGTCACCCTATAGAAGAAACCTTGTCAGGGTGCATGAAACGGCAAGACAAGAAAGGCTAGGTGCTTACTCCATAGGCAGGAACGGTGGCATTGAAGAGAGGACCGATGAATGTCCCGCCGGCAAGGGGGAAGACGGTACGGCTGCCAAAGGTGCTGGAGCCGATGTTGAAaggggcggaggcggcgatgcTTGCGTGGCCGAGGTAGGAGAGGCCTGGTGAGGCCGGAGCGGAGGCTGTGGCAAgtgggaagagagggaggagcgTTGAGAGCTTCATTTTTGCGTGGGTTATTGGTGTTGGAAGTGATGAGAATGCGTGTTTGATGGTTATCTACCTGTTTACGATGTTGGTAAAGAAGTTGGGAGGGACAAGTGAGGCTGTAGTTATACTTCTCGGTCGCCAGTCCTCAAGCCAGTTGCAAGGATGGCATCACATCTCAGCAACAAGGCGAGCTAGGTACATAGGCATAATGTAGTAAGCTACACGCTATCTCACCAGGGTCATCGGACCGACGACATCACGTTCAAGATGAGTATCATTGGAAGATGCTGTTTGTATTCATCATGCCAAGTGATTTATAACGGGTTCCATAAGCATGTCTACTGCTTTAGGAATATGTTAATTCCTTCGCTAAAAAAACATATGCAGCCACTTATTCAGCTCTCGCACCATCAGCTGGTAACAGACAGGGTCTGAGTCCGAGCAGATTATCGATTCTGATCTTTCCCCATGAGGCCCGATATCTGGAGATTAACAGAGTAGAATACCAGGTATGAACGGTGGTATGAAGGCCCAGTTTTCGTTACTtgttgggtgttggttgCGTTATGATAACCGCTCCGATCTCTCTGCTTTTCTCCACCTATTGCCACCTCTCCTGGACAAAGCGCTCATTTTAGCTGTGTTTACAGCAAGTTGTGTTTGGTTCTGTCAAAGGGGTGATCGGATTTGTTACGTTTACTGGTCATCCAGTGTTCtccccggtcaagggaaatgtattgccgcttttggacttgggtggggtgtatagttaggagcagcaccactgcctcttccaccctacccccctgtcaatttcagcttggaaaaatgtgtttgatttcgaaatgtccaaattaaccagcttaagttcgaataccTAGTTTGCAaatcaaggcaaaggcctagttgaatcgtcatataaACCAACGTACTACTTATCTTAACTACAGTTCCGTTTTATATTTATTATAATTCCTACTCCGTTCTACCCTAAAAAGAGTGTGTCGGTCCTACTAATACTATTTATATAGGAAAAAACCGTGCCTGGAGCCGGGTGAAAAACCTATATCGGTAATATATAGGAAACAGTTGTTGAAAAAGCCAGATAATTGCAAAATAAGGAAAGGTCCCAGCAAGGCCTTGAGTATCAGTTGTCCTCGACTTCCGCTCTAGCCGCcgcttccacctcttcctcccctaTCAATATATCCTCCTACTTAAATTCCAGGTTTCTCGCTAAGCTATATTCCATCAAGCGGCCAGAATCTATCAGCTAGCCCAGAACCTTTCCTAACAGCCTTCGGTTCCGAGACCCTATATTTTATAGTACGAGGCTAAGATCTCGGTGCGTGCAGATAATATTTGTTGGCCAGGTTCTAGGCTTCGGTGGTACTAGGCACTATATAACGTGGTACTCGACTGTTTCACGACCTTCTTCGCAAGTACAATGGGGAGTAGCTAGGCCTGGGACTTGCTACTTGAATAGGAAGTCTCGTAGACCTATTGCTCTTGTACGAGCCTGGACTAGTAGAGAGCTCTGGGCTTTGGTTAAATCCTTATGTCTCTTCACGTCTTGTCTGTGAAAAGCATTTCTAATGGTCCTTCATCCGCTATCCTGGCAGGTCGGCCCTCGACCTGCTTTCTCCAACGGTTTTCCCATGCTTGGTAGAGTGGTGCTTCTGTCGTGGGTACTGGGGTCTCTCCTCGGCTCTCTCCCTGTGTCTCTCCCCGGCTCTCACTTTAGCTCTCACTTTGGCTCTGGTGCTGGCTGATCCactggttgatggtgatgacagCTCTCTCAATGACCGCGGGTTCCTGCGGGTGGATGGGTCTTCGGCCTGCCTCCGTTTTTGGAAGCGTCGGTATATCCTATTGCACGCTTCTTGGACGAGCTGCCCTGGTGGGTGCTTTTATGCATCTGGTCCTTGCCCACTGTGCAAGAACGAGTTCTGTAGCCAGGCTTCAAAGTCTGCCAGTCTCTCGTTGAGGTATAGGTCCAGTGGTGGCACCCAGGTTTCGGTTTCCAAGTTTCTGATTGGTGTAGCCTTGTATGCTCCGGCCACTATCCTGAGGCTCCTAGTCTGGGCCTTCGCCAGCCTCCTCGCCAGACCCCGTGGTTAACCTCCAGTTggagtgggtgtgtggtagTTAGCAGCTCCATAAGCTATGGCGCTTCTGATGCACTTGGTATTAGGATGGCTAATCTTATATCCGGCAGTTCTCTGTGTTAGCTCGTCAATGTTGGGTAGCTCTAGCAAGTCAAATGATGTCGGCTGGGAAGTTAAGAAGATTTTTTATGATGTCCTCGCATGAGCCATACTCCGTCATCAAAGGAGAAAGTGTCATCTTGATCACCTTTTTTGAAGAACTTCCCTGAAAGGCCACGTCGCCCATGTGTGAAGGAATGACTTCATACGTTCCACAGAGTATATCTTTGACCCCCCAACATGGGGCTGAACGTCATAGCACTGGTCTGGCGCTCAGCTTTCTTTCTCTAAGTAGCGTAGTCTAAGAAATATATGATGACCCCTGTGCTGTCTCCTTGAGATATAATTACCTCGTGATTTAGTTGAAAGAGTATTATTATGCGTAAGAACTTTGCTCCACACGACCGAATAAAGCTTGCTGTAGCGCTTAGATTTACGTCAGGCCAACTAACTcgatctcgagttgttcgagtgggccatAACTTTATAACGTGTCTACAAAGTGTTGTGGAGCCACCTGTCTTCAGGACGAAACAGGATACTCGAattgatgaaagaggcgggatctagaaggatctagaCTATTAtaacgggctataaattaatggagacccccagacccctcctgtgtcacgctatgatagaaaaagagagagagagatagaaAGAGAGATCAGCTTAGCTGTCTGTCGTGAACGTCATAATTAGGACGCGCcccgaagaacagccaatagcAACCATTAATGCCACTACAGCTAAACATTCTGGCAGATATTCCGGAGGCAA
Encoded proteins:
- a CDS encoding uncharacterized protein (EggNog:ENOG503NYDR; MEROPS:MER0006204; COG:V) — encoded protein: MANQTIEPTFQTAISASKINGVVICATNTTGSFTYNHIAGSRTLLSGESLPHQLNDIFYLASATKLITTIAALQAIDDGHLSLDSPDTISQFAPELVNRPILSPDGATLTPPTNRITLRQLLSHTSGLAYHFLHPYLSAWREKNQEPLQPGHRRPVEEAFAYPLIFEPGTSWSYGPNLDWAGRILERATNTTVGHHVQERICKPLGIPAQDAQFYPVEGDEPRSRMVDLNPSDPEGLGLAVVGVTMDMNRRSEGDFGGHGMFMSAEGYIKVLRSLLANDGNLLRKETVEEMFRDQIGAEGEENARGVFDGPTGIFYRVGTEGVKVGHGLGGLLTLEGVDGWYGERTLTWGGGLSFAWFVDRSNGLCGLCAIQPAMPVDVRSLSDLKNTFRQDVYRKFEEWKKEEKRKL
- a CDS encoding uncharacterized protein (EggNog:ENOG503P5YD; COG:S) — protein: MKLSTLLPLFPLATASAPASPGLSYLGHASIAASAPFNIGSSTFGSRTVFPLAGGTFIGPLFNATVPAYGGDWGLGNPVAGNFYVDARYQLKTTDGVDIYVSANGPQQPEGVLHTRVRFEAGSDTPYGWLSGIVAVGITTPVVDEDGQVEGIEIDLWRMTSPSTIAGKGKKGKKTRRV
- a CDS encoding uncharacterized protein (EggNog:ENOG503NYNT; COG:C), encoding MERAYPQNKTYELYSSFVFGNDDKGTIEKVTDTITRLMLMATFRKEFDGEQVNFLVTWIHSGGKATKRKPTDSTLFWRKAVFHAYVTIEWVDKWMEVDMKLFLARVKKELRPLSFNGTAAFINFPDRDFPTKFHERAYYGENLAALREVKRMWDPQNFFAWAQGVRRPGDPEEDRGRGDEDDDEAKADKLAAEQWEKQVWAVPETKDMNAELNELADLGYDDFSD
- a CDS encoding uncharacterized protein (EggNog:ENOG503NYNT; COG:C), which encodes MSRMEEAIQALEKQQITVFKPASPEYRHAIASSNLLRRFSRPACVVQPKSATEVQAVISQAREKKLKVTVKCNGHSYAGHSTAVEGISLDLRDMNNASLNMDSKIVTMDAGCRWGMLYETLVIGKHDGFIINGGRCPTVGVSGFILSGGLGPFTRSFGMGYDTLVEAKVVTADGR